A genomic region of Deinococcus misasensis DSM 22328 contains the following coding sequences:
- a CDS encoding PHP domain-containing protein codes for MSLKDLIKTLNLTADLFELLEENAFRINSYRAAARSLEGIEESLESLTERKFKGVPKIGSTLAVLLVEYAQSGVFGPLEEAASQVPAGVLTLFKVRGLGPKKIRLLWNTGIESLEDLREACENGVIATLKGFGAKSQANILESVVFALQSQERFHLSTAMSIADLLLQHFKDMAPRLAGSVSRGLETAADVEITISCSKDSTEDTLKKIAENVHHAEGYPAWQGEIQGVRIEVGYAEPEVRGALDATFSGAYWRETLQARATEKSMELSSAGLKQNGSPLFTLSEEDVLEALDFPYLPPEYREPEHEGLSLPEASELVTVQDIKGMLHVHSHYSDGIPTLRDLIQTVTANGHEYLGMGDHSVSAYYARGLSIERLQEQMQEIDALRSEGFKILKGSEVDILQDGTLDYPDEVLSQLDYVVASVHSHFTLSEKEQTERLIKAVSHPLITILGHPTGRLLLRRPSYAVDLDAVLEAAAAHNTVIEINANAYRLDLDWRVALKWRDRLKFAINTDAHVLGGLKDIRYGVAVARKAGLTPQHVINTLSYEELQEFVKKQRSGRQS; via the coding sequence ATGAGCCTCAAGGACCTGATCAAAACCCTGAATTTGACGGCAGACCTGTTTGAACTGCTCGAAGAAAATGCTTTTCGCATCAACTCGTACCGTGCAGCGGCACGCAGTCTGGAAGGCATCGAAGAAAGCCTGGAAAGCCTGACTGAGAGGAAATTCAAAGGGGTGCCCAAAATCGGCAGCACCCTTGCCGTCCTGCTGGTGGAATACGCCCAGAGTGGGGTGTTTGGCCCTCTGGAGGAAGCGGCCAGTCAGGTGCCTGCTGGAGTGCTGACCCTGTTCAAAGTGCGGGGTCTGGGTCCGAAAAAGATCCGCCTGCTCTGGAACACCGGAATTGAATCTCTGGAAGACCTGCGCGAAGCCTGCGAGAATGGCGTGATCGCCACCCTGAAGGGGTTTGGAGCCAAAAGTCAGGCCAACATTCTGGAAAGCGTGGTGTTTGCCTTGCAGTCTCAGGAGCGTTTTCACCTGAGCACCGCCATGAGCATTGCAGATCTGCTTTTGCAGCATTTCAAAGACATGGCTCCCAGATTGGCAGGATCGGTGTCCAGAGGGCTGGAAACGGCAGCAGATGTGGAAATCACCATTTCTTGCAGCAAGGACAGCACCGAAGACACCCTCAAGAAGATTGCTGAAAATGTGCACCATGCCGAGGGCTATCCTGCATGGCAGGGAGAGATTCAAGGGGTGCGCATAGAGGTGGGCTACGCCGAACCCGAGGTGCGTGGTGCTCTGGACGCCACCTTCAGCGGTGCTTACTGGCGTGAAACATTGCAAGCCAGAGCCACCGAAAAAAGCATGGAGCTGTCTTCCGCAGGTCTGAAGCAAAACGGCTCTCCCCTCTTCACCCTTTCTGAAGAAGATGTGCTGGAGGCTCTGGACTTCCCGTACCTCCCCCCTGAGTACCGCGAACCCGAGCATGAAGGGCTTTCCCTGCCTGAGGCCAGTGAACTGGTCACGGTGCAGGACATCAAAGGCATGCTGCACGTCCACAGCCATTACAGCGACGGCATCCCCACCCTGAGGGACCTGATCCAGACCGTGACCGCCAATGGACACGAATACCTCGGGATGGGCGACCACTCGGTGAGTGCTTACTACGCCAGAGGCCTGTCCATCGAACGCCTGCAGGAACAGATGCAAGAAATTGATGCTCTTCGTTCTGAAGGCTTCAAAATCCTGAAAGGCTCAGAAGTGGACATCCTGCAAGATGGCACTCTGGATTACCCAGACGAGGTGCTGTCCCAACTGGATTACGTGGTGGCCAGCGTGCACAGCCACTTCACCCTGTCTGAAAAAGAACAAACCGAGCGCCTGATCAAAGCGGTCAGCCATCCCCTCATCACCATCCTTGGGCACCCGACAGGGCGTTTGTTGCTGCGTCGCCCGAGTTACGCCGTGGACCTTGATGCCGTGCTCGAAGCGGCAGCAGCCCACAACACGGTCATTGAAATCAATGCCAACGCCTACCGCCTGGACCTCGACTGGCGGGTGGCCCTGAAATGGCGTGACCGCCTGAAGTTCGCCATCAACACCGATGCCCACGTGCTCGGAGGCCTCAAGGACATCCGTTATGGGGTGGCGGTGGCACGCAAAGCGGGTCTGACCCCCCAGCACGTCATCAACACCCTGTCTTACGAAGAACTGCAAGAATTCGTGAAAAAACAACGCTCTGGACGCCAGAGCTGA
- the hisJ gene encoding histidinol-phosphatase HisJ yields MFDSHMHTPLCKHASGSPMEYAQAALDRGLTGIVFTDHIPMPEWYDAPWRMHLSELDRYIAWVQEAQEAFKGQLDIRLGLEGDYHPGTERFVEKVLNRHPWDYVIGSIHYLGAWGFDNPEFASEYEARDLTELYQQYYRLTTQAAQSGLFDSIGHLDLPKKFGHLQPELSLAFETLDAVSKAGMALDYNTAGYRKPVQEAYPSHSLVAEAVKRDIPFVLGSDAHKPEEVGHRFEEARADLERLGAKVVVFEGRKAF; encoded by the coding sequence ATGTTTGACTCCCACATGCACACCCCCCTTTGCAAACATGCCTCTGGCAGCCCCATGGAATATGCGCAGGCCGCTCTGGACCGGGGCCTGACCGGGATTGTCTTCACCGACCACATCCCCATGCCCGAGTGGTATGACGCCCCATGGCGCATGCACCTCTCTGAACTGGACCGCTACATCGCGTGGGTTCAGGAGGCGCAGGAGGCATTCAAAGGCCAACTGGACATCCGTCTGGGTCTGGAAGGCGACTATCACCCCGGCACCGAACGGTTCGTGGAAAAAGTGCTGAACCGTCATCCCTGGGATTATGTGATCGGCAGCATCCACTACCTTGGTGCATGGGGCTTTGACAACCCAGAGTTTGCCTCCGAATACGAAGCGCGCGACCTGACCGAACTGTATCAGCAGTACTACCGTCTAACGACACAGGCCGCCCAGAGTGGCCTCTTTGACTCCATCGGCCATCTGGATTTGCCCAAAAAATTCGGACACCTGCAACCCGAGCTTTCTCTGGCCTTCGAAACACTGGACGCTGTCTCAAAAGCAGGCATGGCTCTGGATTACAACACCGCTGGATACCGCAAACCCGTTCAGGAAGCTTACCCCAGCCACAGCCTTGTTGCAGAAGCGGTCAAACGAGACATTCCCTTCGTGCTGGGCAGCGATGCCCACAAGCCTGAAGAAGTGGGGCACCGCTTTGAGGAGGCCAGAGCGGATCTGGAAAGGCTCGGGGCGAAAGTGGTGGTGTTTGAGGGGCGGAAGGCGTTTTAA
- a CDS encoding histidine phosphatase family protein: MIKLTLVRHGITVLNSTGRWQGHTDEPLSAEGIQQALKLRRVLNPEDYDSIVSSDLQRAYHTAELALPNTPIQADPRLRELHFGVMEGRTLEENQQHPSYLPWKTDPFGHKPEGGESFEDLLERALDWLSEIPEDSSVLAFSHNGFIRALVAHLIGIPKKAHEPMLLPFPLNTWNTGVTLLQKRQDLWVLEKLNDTGHLLEPVSL; this comes from the coding sequence ATGATTAAACTGACACTGGTCCGGCACGGCATCACGGTGCTCAACAGCACCGGACGCTGGCAGGGCCACACCGATGAACCCCTCTCAGCAGAAGGCATCCAGCAGGCCCTGAAACTGCGCAGGGTCCTGAACCCCGAGGATTACGACTCCATCGTCAGTTCTGATTTGCAACGCGCCTATCATACTGCCGAACTGGCCTTGCCCAACACCCCCATTCAAGCCGACCCGAGGCTTCGCGAGCTGCATTTTGGCGTGATGGAAGGCCGCACCCTTGAGGAAAACCAGCAGCACCCGAGCTACCTTCCCTGGAAAACCGACCCATTTGGACACAAACCCGAAGGTGGAGAAAGCTTTGAAGACCTGCTGGAACGTGCTCTGGACTGGCTCTCCGAAATTCCAGAGGACAGCAGTGTGCTGGCGTTCTCGCACAATGGGTTCATACGGGCTCTGGTGGCCCACCTGATCGGCATTCCCAAAAAAGCCCACGAACCCATGCTGCTTCCTTTTCCCCTGAACACCTGGAACACTGGAGTCACCCTGCTGCAAAAACGGCAGGACCTGTGGGTGCTGGAAAAACTGAACGACACCGGCCATCTGCTGGAACCGGTGTCGTTGTAA
- a CDS encoding acyl-CoA thioesterase, producing MSEARMLEIIFPANTNNLGTAFGGYILSLMDKAASIAAVRHCRKTVVTVSMDTVTFHVPIKVGDAVNLYAQVVKVGRTSMHIQVDVHKENLATAEQVLATSGRFVFVALDAEGKPTPVPPLDHVHD from the coding sequence ATGTCAGAAGCCCGCATGCTGGAAATCATCTTTCCTGCCAACACCAACAACCTTGGAACCGCCTTTGGGGGTTACATCCTCAGCCTGATGGACAAAGCCGCCAGCATCGCTGCCGTGCGCCACTGCCGCAAAACCGTGGTCACGGTCAGCATGGACACCGTCACCTTCCACGTGCCCATCAAAGTCGGCGATGCCGTCAACCTCTACGCACAGGTCGTCAAAGTGGGCCGCACCAGCATGCACATTCAGGTGGATGTGCACAAAGAAAACCTCGCCACAGCAGAGCAGGTGCTCGCCACCTCGGGGCGCTTTGTGTTCGTGGCTCTGGACGCTGAAGGCAAACCCACCCCGGTTCCCCCTCTGGACCACGTGCATGATTAA
- a CDS encoding c-type cytochrome, which produces MKKMVLFGVLALGAAGTWVYAQSSSNSSAPTFTEKQAEAGEAAYNASCAGCHGKALDDGRSPVLKGNAFLAKWSGEGKTAADLYNKIATTMPRNKPGSLTQNQYEAIYAYLLQQNGFKPRELQKEDLKNHSLDKK; this is translated from the coding sequence ATGAAAAAAATGGTGTTGTTCGGTGTATTGGCTCTGGGTGCTGCAGGAACTTGGGTTTACGCTCAATCCAGCAGCAACTCCAGTGCTCCCACATTCACAGAGAAACAAGCAGAAGCAGGCGAAGCAGCTTACAATGCCAGTTGCGCAGGTTGCCACGGCAAAGCCTTAGATGATGGCCGTTCTCCAGTGCTCAAAGGCAATGCATTCCTGGCCAAGTGGTCTGGTGAAGGCAAAACTGCTGCTGATCTTTACAACAAGATTGCCACCACCATGCCCAGAAACAAGCCGGGTTCTCTGACCCAGAACCAGTATGAAGCGATCTATGCTTACCTGCTGCAACAAAACGGCTTCAAGCCCAGAGAGCTGCAAAAAGAAGACCTGAAAAACCACAGCCTCGACAAGAAATAA
- the lon gene encoding endopeptidase La produces the protein MSDDNQNDIPNPPIPEILPVCPVRGSVIYPTMVQHIDAAREVSIKAIESAMQGSKTILIVSQKDKDIDDPTGNDLYTVGTACNILRMKRNPDGTVQMLVSAVTRVSVQTYHKTEFIQAEVKPFEVPAGEVSEYQALGRELRTKFEEMIPGSKFLAPDVVELILNREDPGVMADYIAFNMDFKLVDKQAVLEAPNLTERVRKVLIMLDSEAELMAIQRRIQQQVKEEIDKNQRDYYLREQMKIIQKELHGEDSEEDEMAQLREKINALGLPDDAKKEADRELNRLERMHPDSAEAAVIRTYLTWMTELPWNVRSEDQLNLKEAEKTMAEDHYGLEKVKDRVLEFLAVRQLRKERAEKGEIDLSDVNKGPILVFTGPPGVGKTSIAQSIAKSLGRKYVRIALGGARDESDIRGHRRTYIGSMPGRIIQGLRNAGTKNPVVLLDEVDKLGQSYQGDPSSALLEVLDPAQNHSFTDHYLGVSFDLSEVMFIATANYPEQIPGPLLDRMEVIEFTSYIEQEKLEIAKRYLLPRQVKENGLKPAQIQVTDAALEKLISHYTREAGVRNLEREIGTAVRKVARRIASGELKRARVTDKELERYLGNPRYLPESEAREDAVGVSTGMFYTPVGGDILFVETSVMPGKGNLVLTGQLGEVMKESARAALSYAKQNSTRFHITQEKLDNSEIHVHVPAGAIPKEGPSAGVAMVTSLVSALTGIPARRDVAMTGEITLTGRVLPIGGLKEKVLGARRAGIKHIVLPKMNERDITDIPANLRASISFHPCENIDQVLDVALVGGLKALEGKTTPSKKKTKRDQSASA, from the coding sequence ATGTCGGATGACAACCAGAACGACATTCCCAATCCGCCCATTCCAGAGATTCTCCCGGTGTGCCCGGTCAGGGGTTCTGTGATTTACCCCACCATGGTCCAGCACATCGACGCCGCCCGCGAAGTCAGCATCAAAGCCATTGAATCGGCGATGCAGGGCAGCAAAACCATCCTCATCGTGTCCCAGAAAGACAAAGACATCGATGACCCCACCGGAAACGACCTGTACACCGTTGGCACCGCCTGCAACATCCTGCGCATGAAGCGCAACCCGGATGGCACCGTGCAAATGCTGGTTTCTGCAGTCACCCGTGTTTCCGTGCAAACCTACCACAAAACCGAGTTCATTCAGGCCGAAGTGAAACCCTTCGAGGTGCCCGCGGGTGAAGTCTCCGAATACCAGGCTCTGGGTCGCGAACTGCGAACCAAATTCGAAGAGATGATCCCCGGCAGCAAATTTCTTGCCCCTGACGTTGTGGAACTGATCCTCAACCGTGAAGATCCCGGTGTGATGGCCGATTACATCGCCTTCAACATGGACTTCAAACTCGTGGACAAACAAGCCGTGCTGGAAGCCCCCAACCTGACCGAACGGGTGCGCAAAGTCCTGATCATGCTGGACAGCGAAGCCGAACTGATGGCCATCCAGAGGCGCATCCAGCAGCAGGTCAAAGAAGAAATCGACAAAAACCAGCGCGATTACTACCTGCGTGAGCAGATGAAAATCATCCAGAAAGAGCTGCATGGCGAAGACTCCGAAGAGGACGAAATGGCCCAGCTTCGCGAAAAAATCAACGCTCTGGGCCTCCCTGACGATGCCAAAAAAGAAGCCGACCGGGAACTCAACCGTCTGGAGCGCATGCACCCCGATTCCGCAGAGGCTGCCGTCATCCGCACTTACCTGACCTGGATGACCGAGCTTCCCTGGAACGTGCGCAGCGAAGACCAGCTCAACCTCAAAGAGGCCGAAAAAACCATGGCTGAGGACCACTACGGTCTGGAGAAAGTCAAAGACCGGGTGCTGGAATTTTTGGCTGTGCGTCAACTTCGCAAAGAGCGTGCCGAAAAAGGCGAAATTGACCTCTCGGATGTGAACAAGGGACCCATTCTGGTGTTCACTGGACCTCCCGGTGTCGGCAAAACCTCGATTGCCCAGAGCATCGCCAAATCCCTCGGACGCAAATACGTGCGGATTGCCCTCGGGGGTGCCCGCGACGAAAGCGACATCCGGGGCCACCGCCGCACCTACATTGGCTCCATGCCCGGACGCATCATTCAGGGCCTCAGGAACGCTGGAACCAAAAACCCTGTGGTCCTGCTGGACGAGGTGGACAAACTCGGCCAGAGCTATCAGGGAGATCCTTCCAGCGCACTGCTGGAAGTCTTGGATCCTGCCCAGAACCACAGCTTCACAGACCACTACCTCGGGGTGTCTTTTGACCTCTCCGAAGTGATGTTCATTGCCACCGCCAACTACCCCGAGCAAATCCCCGGCCCCTTGCTGGACCGCATGGAAGTGATTGAATTCACCTCCTACATCGAGCAGGAGAAACTGGAGATTGCCAAGCGTTACCTGTTGCCCCGTCAGGTCAAAGAAAACGGTCTGAAACCCGCCCAGATTCAGGTGACCGATGCCGCTCTGGAAAAACTGATTTCCCACTACACCAGAGAAGCCGGAGTTCGCAATCTGGAACGCGAAATCGGAACAGCCGTGCGCAAAGTGGCCCGCCGGATTGCCAGCGGAGAACTGAAACGCGCCCGCGTGACGGACAAAGAGCTTGAGCGTTACCTCGGGAACCCACGTTACCTGCCAGAGTCCGAAGCGCGTGAAGACGCTGTGGGCGTGTCCACAGGCATGTTCTACACCCCCGTTGGTGGAGACATCCTCTTTGTGGAAACCAGTGTGATGCCCGGCAAAGGCAACCTCGTGCTGACCGGTCAACTGGGCGAAGTGATGAAAGAAAGCGCCCGTGCTGCCCTCAGTTACGCCAAACAGAACAGCACCCGCTTCCACATCACCCAGGAGAAACTGGACAACTCGGAAATCCACGTGCACGTTCCTGCCGGAGCCATCCCCAAAGAAGGCCCGAGCGCAGGGGTGGCCATGGTGACCAGTCTGGTCAGTGCCCTGACCGGCATTCCTGCCCGCAGGGATGTGGCCATGACTGGAGAAATCACCCTCACCGGACGGGTGCTCCCCATTGGCGGCCTCAAAGAAAAAGTGCTTGGAGCACGTCGGGCAGGCATCAAACACATCGTGCTGCCCAAAATGAATGAACGGGACATCACCGACATTCCAGCCAACCTGCGGGCCAGCATCTCCTTCCATCCCTGTGAGAACATCGATCAGGTGCTCGACGTGGCTCTGGTGGGCGGACTGAAAGCCCTGGAAGGCAAAACCACACCCAGCAAGAAAAAAACCAAAAGGGACCAGAGCGCAAGCGCGTAA
- a CDS encoding YqgE/AlgH family protein produces the protein MELTFLVANPYLQGDYFQESVILILEHDEKGALGLIVNQESNATIADVVEGGTSDDPVLLGGPVDQKFGWCLYRYPTNMEGEIRLNDTTCVSTSYLILQHMMQSVGSEYQLIMGYSGWGAGQLEKECQDGTWLWVHMDDSLIFDTPLEERWSKAIASLGIEPAQIMPGGAKA, from the coding sequence ATGGAATTGACTTTTCTGGTGGCCAATCCTTACCTGCAAGGCGATTATTTTCAGGAAAGCGTGATCCTGATTCTGGAACACGACGAAAAAGGGGCTCTAGGCCTGATCGTCAATCAGGAGAGCAACGCCACCATCGCAGACGTGGTGGAAGGGGGCACCTCAGATGACCCGGTGCTGCTGGGCGGTCCCGTGGACCAGAAATTTGGCTGGTGCCTCTACCGTTACCCCACCAACATGGAAGGGGAGATCCGCCTGAATGACACCACCTGTGTGTCCACCAGTTACCTGATCCTTCAGCACATGATGCAAAGCGTGGGATCAGAGTACCAGCTGATCATGGGTTACTCGGGATGGGGAGCAGGACAGCTTGAAAAGGAATGTCAGGACGGTACATGGCTGTGGGTCCACATGGACGACAGCCTGATCTTCGACACGCCTCTGGAAGAACGCTGGAGCAAAGCCATTGCCTCTCTGGGGATTGAACCTGCACAGATCATGCCGGGGGGGGCAAAGGCGTAA
- a CDS encoding protein kinase domain-containing protein, producing MRCITCSHTYPDDKSFCPVCGTPNPNSGQARFLTSELAAGTMLQGKYKIDRVLGQGGFGITYAATHTVLNSKVAIKELFPEGTARQGTTVAPPGTLGGGGWQELKKSFILEAQTVARFNHPAIVRVMDIFEENGTAYLVMEYLEGQPLGKVLEKGPASMDLVEKTAREVAEALKVVHGNGLLHRDIKPDNIYLEKTGRVVLIDFGSARNFASGQSSKHTRLVTPGYAPLEQYATQATLGPYTDIYALGATLHHALTGQQPPDAVSRTTGAQLAPLPANMPRALRSAVEAAMQVEVVKRPQTADAFLAILGNKAAAQPAPQPTPKPNPQPAPQPKPQPQPAPQPKPKPTPQPAPQPRPQPVPQPAPRKQQNAGCVGCLAWVGGLGLVGVGVAAYFLYPSFLEGWNRQEQTTPPAQTQTQPENPTPVPSPETQPEQTAPPTATPAVDPSRQPERAPTVQDYRVVSGELSSLEEANRLVEQVNAAGYRAYLDDANTNRVVVGPFLSQQDASLAQQDLQDLNSTLTVANPELNPVTPTPAPTPTTSENSINPLDGITNPERKAILEAYQNGDYSNTLKLADAWIPTHKTDALVRLTRWNAALQRKNLDTVTIGISVPTSGDNVQVSEAVLQGVTLALGEAQNPPPVLVSILNDHYDANTASTVAGEFAADAAVVGVIGPVSSGQSLNAAPSYNNSMVPQLLPTATDDRLIGIGDYTYRMAPTNTQQAQAMAQLMQKEGRKSVLVYYNPDNAYSNSLHESFIASAGEKDINIWSVEYPANGLPETLIPEGSTADSVFIAGGFTDVARIAKALKAEGINYPLYSGDSAYSQKLLQEARTQVEGIKILSFYHHTDKTTSAVKFRDRFRKSFGGADPNARAMQAYDSMKLMLSALGYAQKKNEGALPTREDMQAALQTFKGGNALSGVTSSIRFDDQQGIINRPFVILQVKNGQFVSIGRVSAVQGGTQ from the coding sequence ATGCGATGCATTACCTGTTCCCATACATATCCGGATGACAAATCCTTCTGCCCCGTTTGCGGCACGCCCAATCCCAACTCTGGACAGGCGCGTTTTCTGACTTCAGAACTCGCTGCCGGGACGATGCTGCAGGGAAAATACAAGATTGATCGGGTGCTTGGTCAGGGTGGATTTGGGATCACCTATGCAGCCACGCACACGGTGCTCAATTCCAAAGTCGCCATCAAAGAACTCTTTCCAGAGGGCACAGCACGGCAGGGGACCACAGTGGCCCCTCCTGGCACCCTTGGTGGTGGAGGATGGCAGGAACTCAAGAAAAGCTTCATTCTGGAAGCCCAGACGGTGGCCCGCTTCAACCATCCGGCCATCGTGCGGGTGATGGACATCTTCGAGGAGAACGGCACCGCCTATCTGGTGATGGAGTACCTTGAAGGGCAACCCCTCGGAAAAGTCCTTGAAAAAGGTCCGGCCAGCATGGACCTCGTGGAAAAAACCGCCAGAGAGGTCGCGGAGGCCCTCAAGGTGGTGCACGGCAACGGCCTCCTGCACCGCGACATCAAACCGGACAACATCTATCTGGAAAAAACCGGACGGGTGGTTCTGATTGATTTCGGATCGGCCAGAAACTTTGCTTCCGGGCAGTCCAGCAAGCACACCCGACTGGTGACCCCCGGTTATGCGCCCCTTGAGCAGTACGCTACGCAGGCCACCCTCGGGCCGTACACGGACATTTATGCTCTGGGTGCCACGTTGCACCACGCCCTGACCGGGCAGCAACCCCCAGATGCAGTGTCCAGAACCACAGGCGCCCAGTTGGCTCCATTGCCTGCCAACATGCCCAGAGCCTTGCGTTCTGCTGTAGAAGCAGCCATGCAAGTGGAAGTGGTCAAGCGGCCTCAAACCGCAGATGCTTTTCTGGCCATTCTGGGCAACAAAGCAGCCGCTCAGCCTGCCCCTCAACCCACTCCGAAACCAAACCCTCAGCCTGCCCCTCAACCCAAACCCCAGCCTCAGCCTGCTCCACAACCCAAACCGAAGCCGACCCCCCAACCTGCGCCTCAACCCAGACCTCAGCCTGTCCCGCAGCCTGCACCTCGCAAACAACAAAATGCAGGATGTGTCGGATGTCTGGCATGGGTGGGCGGATTGGGTTTGGTGGGTGTGGGTGTGGCTGCCTATTTCCTGTACCCCAGTTTTCTGGAAGGTTGGAACCGTCAGGAGCAGACCACCCCTCCAGCCCAAACCCAGACCCAGCCCGAGAATCCCACACCTGTGCCTTCACCAGAGACGCAACCAGAGCAGACTGCACCTCCCACCGCAACCCCAGCAGTGGACCCTTCCCGTCAACCCGAGCGTGCTCCAACCGTTCAGGACTACCGGGTGGTCTCTGGAGAACTGTCATCTCTGGAAGAGGCCAACCGTCTGGTTGAGCAGGTGAATGCAGCAGGTTACCGTGCGTATCTGGACGATGCCAACACCAACCGTGTGGTGGTGGGACCGTTCCTCAGTCAGCAAGATGCCAGTCTGGCCCAGCAGGATTTGCAAGACCTGAACAGCACCCTGACGGTGGCCAATCCCGAGTTGAATCCGGTCACGCCCACCCCTGCGCCCACCCCAACAACGTCCGAAAACAGCATCAATCCTCTGGATGGAATCACCAATCCTGAACGCAAAGCCATTCTGGAGGCTTATCAGAATGGGGATTACAGCAACACCCTCAAATTGGCCGATGCCTGGATTCCCACCCACAAGACCGATGCTCTGGTGCGCCTGACCCGCTGGAACGCGGCTTTGCAACGCAAAAACCTGGACACAGTCACCATCGGCATCAGTGTACCGACCAGTGGAGACAACGTGCAGGTGTCTGAAGCGGTGCTGCAAGGGGTCACCCTAGCCCTTGGTGAAGCACAAAACCCTCCACCGGTGCTGGTCAGCATCCTCAACGACCATTACGATGCCAACACGGCCAGCACAGTTGCCGGAGAGTTTGCTGCAGATGCTGCGGTGGTGGGCGTGATTGGTCCGGTCAGCTCTGGCCAGAGCTTGAATGCTGCGCCCAGTTACAACAACAGCATGGTGCCACAGTTGCTGCCCACTGCCACCGACGACCGCCTGATCGGCATTGGCGATTACACCTACCGCATGGCCCCGACCAACACCCAACAGGCTCAGGCGATGGCACAACTCATGCAAAAAGAGGGTCGCAAGAGTGTGCTGGTGTATTACAACCCGGACAACGCCTACTCCAACAGTTTGCACGAATCGTTCATTGCCAGTGCAGGAGAGAAAGACATCAACATCTGGTCCGTGGAATACCCGGCCAACGGATTGCCCGAGACCCTGATTCCAGAGGGCAGCACAGCAGACAGTGTCTTCATTGCTGGAGGGTTCACCGATGTGGCCCGCATCGCCAAAGCCCTGAAAGCCGAAGGCATCAATTATCCCCTGTACTCTGGAGACTCGGCTTACAGTCAGAAGCTCTTGCAGGAAGCCCGCACGCAGGTGGAAGGCATCAAGATCCTCAGCTTCTACCACCACACCGACAAAACCACCAGTGCTGTCAAATTCCGGGACAGATTCCGCAAGTCTTTTGGAGGAGCAGATCCCAACGCCAGAGCCATGCAGGCCTACGACAGCATGAAACTGATGCTCTCAGCCCTCGGTTATGCCCAGAAGAAAAACGAGGGTGCCCTGCCCACCAGAGAAGACATGCAGGCTGCCCTGCAAACCTTTAAAGGTGGAAATGCGCTCTCAGGGGTGACTTCCAGCATCCGTTTCGATGACCAGCAAGGCATCATCAACAGACCCTTTGTGATCCTGCAAGTGAAAAACGGCCAATTTGTGAGCATTGGCCGGGTGTCTGCTGTGCAGGGTGGAACGCAGTAA
- a CDS encoding ACT domain-containing protein yields the protein MRVMESETRKRGSMVTLQRLDGEYAIIKFSPDSTPPEWAFQGDFSSVTRTPSELSIVCDARFAPLQAKAEIGWVVFQVMGQFGFEQYGILESLIRPLSDAGISILSISTFDTDYILVKDSQEEKARAAWTDAGYRFE from the coding sequence ATGAGAGTGATGGAGTCTGAAACGAGAAAGCGAGGCAGCATGGTCACCTTACAGCGCCTGGATGGAGAATACGCCATCATCAAATTTTCCCCGGACAGCACCCCCCCAGAGTGGGCTTTTCAGGGGGATTTCTCCAGCGTCACCCGCACCCCCAGCGAACTGTCCATTGTTTGCGACGCACGTTTTGCTCCCCTGCAAGCCAAAGCCGAAATCGGCTGGGTGGTTTTTCAGGTGATGGGTCAGTTTGGCTTTGAACAGTACGGCATCCTCGAATCCCTGATCCGTCCTCTGTCCGATGCCGGAATCAGCATCCTCTCGATTTCCACTTTCGACACCGATTACATTCTGGTCAAAGACAGTCAGGAAGAAAAAGCCCGTGCTGCATGGACAGACGCTGGCTATCGTTTCGAGTAA